The Ricinus communis isolate WT05 ecotype wild-type chromosome 8, ASM1957865v1, whole genome shotgun sequence sequence TTTGCCTCACTCTTTCTAGTCAAGACGTGGATAAGCAAATGAGAGAGAAAAAGGCAAAGCAAGTGACACAGATGCAATAGAATCAATTACTTATTTtggttaataataattattttctttctattaaaGTCTACGTAATTGATgatctcctttcttttctttttcagaccATACTTATGAATGGAAGAGGACAATACAACTGTTCCCTAGCAGCAGTCTATAGCAGAAACCCTACCCAACAATGCAAGCTTAAAGGAGGTGAGAATTGCGCGCCCTTCATCTTTCATGTGGAACCAAAGAAGAAGTACAGGCTAAGAATTGCCAGTACTACTGCCCTAGCTTCTCTCAACTTGGCCATTGATGTAAGTATTCCATAACTATATGCTCTATAAAGTTAACAAGATTCTTATCTTCCtacattcttttaaaatatttatatgatttattattattataattaatggtAGAAAGGAAATTCAAACTTGAAATCTTGCTAAAACTGATATATGAATCTATTGTCAGATCTAATTTGCGGACTAAGACACGTTAGGTACATATGTAATAATCATATTCACCTCGAAATTCTTGGAATAATGAATCAGTTTCATGACCTAAACTCTTCTTGAAgagctttctttttctgatcACTAGCTAAGAAAGTTAGACAAGTTGTGAAAGGGGAGTGTGAAGTTAAGGCATTGGCATTgaaaaaggaataagtatCATTGGTTTGATATTGAAAGAATACAAgcataaagttaaaaaaagtCCTAATGGCTTAatcaaaaagacaaaagataaaattgccaaaagaataagtatatatatataatggtAAATGATGATGACATGTGTGTGGTTCTCTATTTTAGTAggtttttcataaattttaatggCAGTGGACCTCCTGTCCTTTAGAAAGGTCAATTCACATTCTAACTTTGCTAATGTTTTTTAGTTTAGTAATCTAATAATTACTTGCTATTTTTCAAAGcacaaaaagttaaaataaaatgaaaaacaaaatctACATCCTTGTATCCGTTCAAATTTGTCTTCTTGCAAAGGTTGTCATATGTCAGAAAAAATGGGGATGAGAAAACACGTGGTGGTTTTGGTACCTAAATTAGTTATAAACCACGATTAAGTCTTTTgcttattaaaagaattttatgaaGCCCGAAATagagattttatatttaaattatcacttctttctcttctcgtgattagaaaaaaaaaaaagaattggctCTGAATGAGatgaaatttgaatttttttatcgaatgattaatatttatataattatttaaaattagtaaatatatatttatcatttatcgATCTATTATAGTGATAACTTACTAAACGACGTGCGCTTTTTAATAGCATCTGCCTGATTCTTGTTTAAAACAATTTATCTATCGATGCATCAATTTGAAGAGATATTTGGATGAAATTGATTAGCACCCGTGAAAGTGTTCGATGACCAACTTGGCCTTACTATAGATGTCGATGGTGTTCCGTATTTTGGCTATTTCTTTTGTTACTATCTTACTGAGAGGATCTGCACTTCAGAATATGGGAACCTCAAGCCTGATACAagctcaaaagaaaaagggacaCAGACAGCACAAGTGGACAAACACTAGTACCCACAGATATTGCACATTTTTGCCCTGACATTATTAGCCAGAAGTGGTTCCGTAACCATCAGGCTTTCCTTCCTCATACACTGGGGTCAATACTAACATTCTAAAcatatttaaagttaatagaaaaaaaaaaaaaaaatctgtaGTTTAGATAACATGACACGTGTATATACATGTCATGTTTATTAAGCAGATGGTGACCACTGTTGCATTATTTAGCAGTTTAATGTCTTGCCTGCCCTACTAGATCTATATGAACCCTCGACAAGATTCTCTGTACTTGtcaattagttttagtttGAACAATTGCCTAATAATTCAACAGTGCAATGCTTATTGGATAATCTAAAAGACGAAACTAGTTAAGGACTTTAATTAAAACAGTAGCTCAGTGATCGAGTCCGTCTCAGCGAAATTGCTCAAGAATTCGAGCTCTCAAATCCGCCTTTTGCGGCCTTCCTGTGTAACTTGGAATAGAATGCCATCATAGTTATGGATCAGGATACTAACATTGCTTATTCTTGTTTATGCAGGGTCACAAGATGCTAGTGGTAGAAGCTGATGGAAATTATGTGAAACCATTTGAGACTGATAGTTTGGACATTTATTCTGGAGAGAGCTACTCTGTCATAATCACTACAAACCAGCACCCTTACCAGAATTACTGGATTTCTGCTGGTGTAATAGGAAGGGAACCCCATACACCACAAGGCCTAACCTTATTGCACTATAATCAAACCTCTGCCTCAAAACTCCCTGAATCTCCACCTCCTGTAACCCCTAGATGGAATGATACTGCTCGTAGCAAGGCATTCACTAACAAGATTTTAGCCAAGAAAGGTACTCAACCACCTCCGAAGAACTATGACCGTCGGATAATCCTACTAAATACTCAGAACAAATACAATGGACATACTAAATGGGCTATCAACAATGTTTCCCTCTCATTGCCTGCCACTCCATACTTGGGTGCTATGAAATTCGGTCTCCGCAATGCGTTCGATCAGGAAAAACCACCTGAGAAGTACGACGAAAGTTATGATGTGATGAAACCGGCAGCAAACCCTAATACTACTGTTGGAAGTGGGGTTTACACGATTGGTTACCAGACTACAGTGGATGTGATACTCCAAAATGCTAATGCATTAAGCAAAGATGTTAGTGAAGTCCACCCATGGCACTTGCATGGCCATGACTTCTGGGTTTTAGGATATGGAGAAGGGAAGTTCACCGagaaagatgaaaagaaattcaacTTGAAGAATCCACCTTTGAGAAATACCGCAGTGATTTTCCCTTATGGATGGACTGCACTAAGATTTGTAGCAGATAATCCAGGAGTGTGGGCATTCCACTGCCACATTGAGCCACATTTGCATATGGGTATGGGTGTTGTTTTTGCTGAAGGTATTGAACATGTTAAGGATATACCTCATGAGGCTCTTGCCTGTGGTTTAACTGGGAGGAGGTTCATGGATACCAATAAGCATTAAGACTGCTAATGTTTCCTAATTCCCAGTTGAGGATTAGAAAGTTGCTAGAACTTTGACGTGCAAGAATTCAAGTCTATATGCATTTGAAATTTTCAGAGTGTATTTGTGTTATGTTCGgcataaatttattaataactattCCCATACCTTAGCTCTTTTTCCTGCATCCCGAGTCTCCTCcactttcttatttgttattattatattttttaattgcaaTCTGTTCCTCTTTCAGTCCCTTGTATCTGACACCATTCTCTTTGCATCTATCTCCTCTCTCACATTTCTGGCtcttaaatatacaaatcTTCATCTTGACCTAGCACCAGAAGGTTCTATACATACCCTTTTCAGCTGATGTGAGGAAGATCATGCTGAGCATCTTCAGTATCTTATTTGGTCACAGTCCTCTACTACCGGCCATCATGTAAGAACTAGGAAAAGAACTGGAAAATGAAAGCTTCAGGCATGTACATGTCAACTCAAGGTGTGTGTGATACCAAGTCAGCGTGTGTGcgtgtgagagagagagaaagagattgAGATTCATCAGCATATATACGTCTATCTTTTCCAGTCAATTTAAATGCAACTGACTATACTTCTAAGGAAGGGAAAATgggtaaaaaaaattaatatatataacttgaAACATCTCATCTTTCAGACCAGCAGTTACATTAGGCCATATCTTGCATCAAGTTGATCAATATAATTATGTTACTCCAATGCAAGACAAACTTCAAAGCTTCACCAATTCGCCTAGAACTATGCGCTGGTCACCTCAGCAAGTGCTTTTCCTTTCgcaatctctttcttttcttgcccCTGCTTCTCACAGGATTGTCACTAACATTAGTTTCCTGCATAAAACCACCCATGTTTGAGTTTATATTGAGTAAAATCTATTAGCACATACACATCAACAAATAGCCATAATAAGCAGTTCAATATACTCAAATGTTGCTACAATATTTTCTAGAATGCCTAATTTAGCTTTGAGAAATGATCACATATCCATGCGAAAAATGTTACAGCCTCTTCAGATGTAATAATGCTACACGGatatatcttctttctttcccaCTTCTAGGTCCCTATTAATGTTTCAGACACATAAACACACCAGTGATGAACTGCAATCATATTTAACATGCAATTTCGAAGAATTAACATTTCTAGGTAGAACACAtctcttttctcctttttaatTCATTCCAATTGTTTCACCATAATTAACTTTACTTCACTCCTTTCTAGCACATATTAACTGCCATCTGTCACTGATCAAGAGATTAAGCAAATCCATGAAAAAGATCTCAAAGATGTTCTCTTATTGATAGTATGTCAACCATACTTTTACTCCTATAGAATTGGATGATGAGAAATgccatgaaaaaaaaaatgtcgTCTCATGAGTTGCCAGTTGCAACTGTATGCAGgcaatgaaaattaataagaacATTTAACCTCcactcttctttttttttttctttttgaatcaTAACTTGAAGCTACaagtaaataaaaacataatgaCTACATGTCAAACAATGTTAGATTAGATTCTTATTCTAAAGTTGGATCTTGCAATTTCAAGTCATAAGTATTGATATGCAATCTGAtgtaatctttttatataggCTGCAAGCTATGATACGGTGTTGAGCAATGCCCATCCATTACTAGACATAATGATCATAAAGAGAAGTGCATAAACGtgcaaagaaaaatatacttaCTTTATCTAATGAAGGCTTTGGGTTTCcatccttctttttcttcttgcaAGAAAGTGGATTCGGTCCCTGGGAAGTTTAGGAAACCAAATTACATATGATATAGACAACCTCCTAATAGTCactaaagcaaaaaaaaatgGGATGCAACATAGTTAGTTCATATTAACTTAATGAATGCCAactataaatcaattaaattatagtgCTGCAAGGGGAAGGCTGCATATATGTGCTTCACCCTCCCTCTACACCAGGATTAGCTGGGGAGCACTTTGTCCACCAGTTTAGCCTCTTTTCGTACTGCTGCTTTGACAACCAGTATAAACATGTTCCACCTCCATATGCTACTTATCACaagaatgaaaaagataatatacaTAGTCATAGCAAACATCATGCAGGAAACAAAGTTTGGGTATGCACTGCTGATGAACATGGACTGTTACTTTAGAATAGATGGGAAGCCAATATCCACTATCAATCACAAAGGAGGTGcaacccaaaaagaaaaaaaaaaaaaaaaatcatctacaacaaaagaaaagaaatttataaagtGGCCTCCATTCATCTGATCAAATCACAGAACATGGGAGAAGTTTTAGGGAATTACAGTAATGAATATCacaaactaaataattttgatacaCCTCTCAACCAGTTGTCCTTTTCAGTCATAGAATGCATACATATTACAagttcaagaaaaagaaaataaaagaatagttGAAAATATTCAATCTTGAAGCAGATATTGGCATATCAAGACtgcatttggaaaaacaaGAAAGCACATACCTTggctcttttccttttaaattgaGGTCTATCCTTGACATCCGTTTTATTTCTTGCACTGTGCTTCTTTTCAACAGGTTGCATTTCAAGATTTTGATCTTTTGGACCTTCAATTTCACCCTCATGTCCCAATATGCTCTTGGTCGTGGTTTTTAACATTTTCTGTTCTAACTCAGTCGCATGTAAGCGCTCTTCTTCAGAAGCTTTGACAAACGCATGTTGAAACGCAGATGGTGGCTCAAGGTGTAAGGAATTTCTCAGACCAAATATAAGAGGGACAGCTGGGACCTGCACAGTATTGAAAAATGGTATATGGCAGGCCTGGGGTTTACTCCAAAAGGGGCTTTTCTCAAATATCAGTAAAGAGTAAAACTATATCCACTCAACTTGTCTGCGGAAAAGTTTTACCAACTAGTGTGCATTTCACATTGGAGCGAGATGACAGGAATCACGCTGATTATATCATATAGGTTCATTGAGTAATTTACAGGTCCATTAAGAGTAATATTGTTAATTAACCTTCTAAAGGGTAAGAAAGGTCCATATACAAGTCAATACATGGTAAAATACAATGTCCTCAGTCCCCTAAAACCAACTTTGAACCCATCTAAATTGGAGTGGTAAAGAATGAAATTACTGTCAGATCAGCTAACTTTTAGAAGTAGTTGATGAAAATAAATGGacacttttattttctttgaaaaagtTCTTATCCAGTTTAAATCAAATCTTCCATGGTTAGCATGTATCAAAGTTAAAAAACATATATGCACGCGTTCCCTATGTATTGAAAAGGAGAACATCATGCAGCAGAGAAGTTGTGCACAGTGGGAAAACAGTTAATGAAAGAGGAGCTAAAacaatttgaaatgaaagtgGCACTCAAACACTAACCTCCCGGAACTTTTTCCGCAAATCAAAATCCTGAGTGGCAACAAAAAAGTGCTCAGGATTATTTTGTCCAATAACTTCCAAAATGCAAGCTTCAGCACTCTTTACCTTCTCATGATCACATCTGAAATTGGATTTAGAAAATTACAACACCCACCAGAGTTAACAACTAAAAACccaaaataattctttttacaacgaattaatcaatcaaaacaagtaaagaaaaaaaaaagttcttCTACCTTGCTGTCATGAGTAAATGAGCAGCCTGTAGAGATTCAGAATATGATTTACCAAGCCTTTTGAGCTCCGCATGAACACATCTGAAAGACCCAATAGCAGAAACTCATTTAAAAGccataaaacaaagaaaagaaaaacaaaaggactTGATAAGAGAGCTGTATGTACCTAGTTGTGAAAAGCTTGACAGGGCCACCAAGTATATTAGCAAGAGCTTCATCCGCAGGAGCAATCCGATTCACGATAAGGTGATGCACGAATGTCCCGTCACATAGAATCTTATACGGCTGCCTAAACCCATAACATGTTACGTAGAATCTCACCGCCCTCCTATGTCGTTTTTGCTTCCTCACTCtcatctttttttctaattttcaagGCAATTGAGAGAGACTCTTCTTAACTAGGGTTTAAGCGGCAACCGACCCGAGTCAAAGCTGAAAAAAATCAGTAAACCGGATCTGGAATCGTTAGGGAAAGAAGCCGGTTAATGGGTTCATTGCTTCCTAACTGAACCGCCCAAAGACCTGAACCCGGAATCTAGGGTGTTTCAaaacaggaaaagaaaaacaaaaacaaaaaaaatctaataacttattttaattaatatcaatttctaattaataagtttaccatgtttatattattaaaaaaatattaaaatttagtttttaaaaatgctattttaatttgatcaaACAAGAATGAgattgaaattaaaactataacTTAAGCTCTATTTAATACAACTTTttctagaaaatatttatctaaaaaataacttaaaagaaatatttttctgaaaattaacttattcttttatgtttggttgTAATGCTGAAAgtcattagaaaaatatttacctATGTTTTTGgtacatattaataaaaattaattttttatttgaaaaacttttatttaaatattatatgttgCATAATCTAATAAATCTTAACAATTAcgttgaaaaaaaaaataaacatcaaGATAATAACTTGTACATAATCATTAAATGTGGTTGTACGTAACTGAAATATTTCATAGGTGCAACAAACTATAAATATctgtttaaaataatttgcGTTGTTGGCAATTATTTGTTCACACATATTATAtagagtaaaatttaaaaaattaccatGTGGTTTCacactttttatttaagaaacgaaaatatttttcatatcaaAAAAGTATtacgtattttattttttaacattttttagatacatatttatattgttattattttcatatagttttacatatatttaacaTCAActactattaaattataattttttataagcaATGTGATATCTAATAATGTAtcatagaatttataaatatattaaaattttatttaaaaagtcatttcttaaatttgatcaaaattagaaaaaaatatgttttaacaatttattatgATTACAAAAAGTCTAATTGGATGCATCAGCACCCCTTTttggatctagata is a genomic window containing:
- the LOC8271148 gene encoding LOW QUALITY PROTEIN: rRNA-processing protein UTP23 homolog (The sequence of the model RefSeq protein was modified relative to this genomic sequence to represent the inferred CDS: inserted 1 base in 1 codon) encodes the protein MRVRKQKRHRRAVRFYVTCYGFRQPYKILCDGTFVHHLIVNRIAPADEALANILGGPVKLFTTRCVHAELKRLGKSYSESLQAAHLLMTARCDHEKVKSAEACILEVIGQNNPEHFFVATQDFDLRKKFREVPAVPLIFGLRNSLHLEPPSAFQHAFVKASEEERLHATELEQKMLKTTTKSILGHEGEIEGPKDQNLEMQPVEKKHSARNKTDVKDRPQFKRKRAKGPNPLSCKKKKKDGNPKPSLDKETNVSDNPVRSRGKKRKRXAKGKALAEVTSA
- the LOC8271149 gene encoding L-ascorbate oxidase; this encodes MADPFSGGSYRIKSLVLVCVFLSSLIKASLGSSNVNGGNRHFYKWDVEYMFWSPDCEENVVMGINGQFPGPTIRAHAGDYIHIELTNKLHTEGVVIHWHGIRQLGTPWADGTAAISQCAINPGETFTYRFIVDRPGTYFYHGHYGMQRSAGLYGSLIVDVAEGQKEPFKYDGEFDLLLSDWWHENVHHQEVGLSSSPMRWIGEPQTILMNGRGQYNCSLAAVYSRNPTQQCKLKGGENCAPFIFHVEPKKKYRLRIASTTALASLNLAIDGHKMLVVEADGNYVKPFETDSLDIYSGESYSVIITTNQHPYQNYWISAGVIGREPHTPQGLTLLHYNQTSASKLPESPPPVTPRWNDTARSKAFTNKILAKKGTQPPPKNYDRRIILLNTQNKYNGHTKWAINNVSLSLPATPYLGAMKFGLRNAFDQEKPPEKYDESYDVMKPAANPNTTVGSGVYTIGYQTTVDVILQNANALSKDVSEVHPWHLHGHDFWVLGYGEGKFTEKDEKKFNLKNPPLRNTAVIFPYGWTALRFVADNPGVWAFHCHIEPHLHMGMGVVFAEGIEHVKDIPHEALACGLTGRRFMDTNKH